The following coding sequences are from one Mustela lutreola isolate mMusLut2 chromosome 5, mMusLut2.pri, whole genome shotgun sequence window:
- the LOC131831186 gene encoding REST corepressor 3-like, whose amino-acid sequence MACVFLGHQWDPQPDDRSLQYVHTALRTDPSQVYYLLGLPGVCKYGKDFQAIADVIGNKTVGQVKNFFVNYRPRFNLEEVLQEWEAEQGTQACDGDASTLGEETKIASNVPSGKSTDEEEEAQTPQAPRTLGPSPPAPSSTPTPTAPIATLNQPPALLHPTLPAAPALHRQPPPLRQQARFIQPRPTFNQPPPPLIRPANSLPPRLNPRPVLSTVGGQQPPSLIGIQPDSQSSLH is encoded by the exons ATGGCCTGCGTGTTCTTGGGACACCAGTGGGATCCTCAACCAGACGACAGAAGTCTGCAGTATG TACACACAGCTCTCCGTACTGATCCTTCACAGGTGTATTATTTACTTGGCCTTCCAGGTGTCTGCAAATATGGTAAAGATTTTCAAGCTATTGCAGACGTAATTGGCAACAAGACTGTTGGCCAAGTGAAGAACTTCTTTGTAAACTACAGGCCTCGGTTTAACTTAGAGGAGGTATTGCAGGAGTGGGAAGCAGAACAAGGAACCCAGGCTTGTGATGGTGATGCTTCTACTTTAGGGGAGGAGACAAAAATTGCTTCTAATGTGCCATCAGGGAAGAGCACTGATGAAGAAGAGGAG GCACAGACCCCACAGGCTCCTCGGACTCTGGGTCCATCACCTCCTGCCCCATCATCCACTCCAACACCAACAGCCCCCATTGCCACTCTGAACCAGCCTCCAGCACTTCTTCATCCAACactgcctgctgcccctgctcTTCACCGGCAGCCTCCTCCACTCCGGCAGCAGGCTCGGTTCATCCAGCCCCGGCCAACTTTCAATCAGCCTCCACCACCTCTCATTCGCCCTGCTAATTCTCTGCCGCCCCGTCTCAACCCAAGACCAGTGTTGTCCACGGTTGGTGGTCAACAGCCACCGTCCCTTATCGGAATTCAGCCAGATTCACAGTCCTCACTGCACTAA